The Engystomops pustulosus chromosome 3, aEngPut4.maternal, whole genome shotgun sequence region GCTTAAGCGATACAGGGCACTTCAGGGTACTTGTGGACTTAGTACCCTTGATCACTGGGAGTTGCAGCAGTCGGGccccaaacaaacaaacaaacattttcCTCCCATCATTAGTGGGGTAATAGTTATTGAATAGCACCAATAAATCTTACCCCACAATAAGTTTCATCATTAAATATCTGCGGAGGTAGAGGGTTGCCATTCTCAGGCCAATTATCCTTAGGAATGTTTCTGTACATCCATTGCTTCTGCTCTTCTGACATAGTGATATCCACTACTTCAAAAAGAATATTATGGCATTCCAGGTATTGTATtagttcctgctgctgctttttaatCTGCAAGACAAAAAGGGAAATAGATAAACCATATTAAAATGCGCCAAAAGTGCACATCTACAAATTCTACATTTTATAAAGGCTAGGAAATATAAAATACTCATAATGGAAAATTCCAGAAATTTCCATTCCTGCTGTGATCCAATCCCTTGTTGAGATCTCTGGCTGGCTTGGGAGCGGCCAGTTGATCTGTCTGTCCTGATCAAACACCCTCAAATTTTTATACAAGAATAACGAGTTACCAAGATAAAATAATAGGTAGAAAAAACATACACCAACGTGAAAAAGGGGATGCACAATACCTCAACATCAAACATGTTCCCATAGTCTGTCATGTGCTGGTTGATTACCAGATAATGTAAGGGTACAACAAACCTGTTGTGTCTAATGCATGGATTTTAACCCcataacgccaaagccacttttcaccttcctgacacggcccattttttcaaatctgccctgtgtcactataagtggttataacttcggaacgctttaacatatacaagtgattttgaaattgttttctcgtgacacattgtactttatgttagttaaaaaattttggtggtttggatggtttgcatttatttatgagaaaatcagatatttggtgaaaatttggtcataacaccaaaaaacgtaataactaacattcaccaaatgtctattttatgccaccgtggttttttatacatactatcatttttgtaagatgttatggggctttgaacgtcaggtgtaatttttacattttcataaaataagcaaaatcctgctattgagggacctgctcaggtttgaagtcactttgagaggcctatataaaagtaaaaccccataaattaatccattatagaaactacaccccctcaacgtacgtaaaacaacttttgttgtattaactctttaattggtttacaggggttgaaacaaaatcggatgcaatttctaaattaaatttttttggctaaatgaatgtgtttttcataaaatgtacaacttctcagtggataaaataccaaaacgctccacaaaatttgatacctaatctctcctgcgtataacaatagcccatatgtggtggtaacctgctgtatgggcacacgccagggcatcgggggggggggggagctgcactgctcagagcagattatgcattgtcactttataatggctatataatctttatttttttggcaatttggacatataagggcttattttttgcgacatgagatgcactttacaaatacttcattttagtgggtctgtagctttttgatgagattttattaactctttaatagtttgacgtactattactgcatattgcgggaacgcacctgaTTCTCATAGAAATGTAAGaaatatcagaaaaaaaaaagtgtaaaccaTTGTGCAACATTTAAGTTTGGTGCAAATTAGGTCTGTCTACACTCTGACAAAACCAACTGTACATACCCTTCATGATAAATTTCACCTGGATACTTTGCAAACCTCTACAAAGAGAAACTCAAATAAAACTTGTCAAAACAAAGCAACTGCTGACTATGTGATCAAGCACAAAATAGCTTTACAATATAATACAAAAGAAAACACAACTATCGCAAGattgaaaaaaattctgaatggttAGCAAAACTTAGGCTGCACGCAAATGACTCTGATTCTGGCAAGGTCCTTACAGAGTGAACATGAATGACAAGCTATTCATCATACACTCCCACATGGAGCACAGCTACAGATAACAAATACCATTATCATGCTGTTAATTAGAAAacacaaatagaaaaaaaaaaggacaaacaAGGAGGACGGTGCCTCGTGTAGTGTTTCAGGAGGTATTTTAAGGTGTGTATTCACAGTTCtgaaaatagggggggggggggggacttcctAGATGGCAAAGAGACATCCGAGAAAAGTCCCCCCAAAAAACTTGCTCACCTTGGTATGCTCAATTAGGAACATATAAAAGAGTGTTAAAGTGGTCACCCTTCAGCTAGCCAGTGTGATCATCCAGGATGGATTCAGCTTCGCTAAATCAAGTAAAGGAgtagtggagaaaaaaaaaacaacgaaaACAAGGGAAAGGGAGCTTGCAAGGAGCTACTCTTTTTCAGTGGTCgtacgaccaaaacacaggggccGCCTAAAGCCatgggagccacgattttattgcatttttgggcatgaatacaatattcttgtacatggtttggggtcactgcaacaAGAGGAacagtattgcggggtcacagcattagaaaggttgagaaccacgtTGGAGGCGGCACTCGCTGGTCTCCAATCTAATTTTTTAAATCAACGGTGCATGGAAAAAAATCATGAAGACAGCGTGTTCCTCTATTGCAACAGACTGTTTTGCGTGTGTAGCACATTAAGGTGTAACAAAGTGATTCACATGCGCAATTGCCCATTACCTTGGAGGAACATGGTATCTATATGTCCCCAGaatgtcagccagccaataaGGCAAACTGATCCTGCTTCCAACtaaccatggctgtgattggccggaGATGTCGAAACCCAAACATCAAGTCCGCTCATCTCCACTCTCCATCCCCACTGGCATAGGAAAAAGTTCTTAACTAGTTGCACCAAAATATGCATGGCTGCTACAAAGTGGAACGCATGCATCTAAACAGGGAAAGGTTAACAATAAGCAATGTggcccctataaaaaaaaaaaaagttatcaggATGCTGTGAGTTGACCACTGAAATCATATATTCATGGCCTATCATAAAGCTTAACAGGAATTGTATGTTAAGTCATACTAGAACAAATCTCAGCTGTAAGCAAACACTCCTAACAAATATGCCCTAAGAATAGACTATATGTATTATCTGATCCCAGGATATTCCCCCCTTTACCAATAGCCAATTTCCTATGCATGAGTGCTACTATTGTGTTAGATCTCTTGTGTACAAGGACCATCAGAACACTTTCACTGTAAGCAAATAAAGCCTGTGACACGAAAACGGATACATTATACTTCTGATCAACATCCTGACATTATAGCAACAATTTCTGCGTCATAAGCTTCTCAGCACCTGTTAGTACACAAAGATCTTTATTGTTATTTATCACACACTTGCTTCTAGAATATTTCAATGCAAATATTATATTAGCGAACACAATCCAGTCCGTCCCTGTAGTAGTGAGCTGGAAATCCTGCTGTAAATATTTGCATGGAAGTTCTCTAATGATAAAGTATCATGTTCAGCTCTGGTAGCACCATGAAATAGGAGTGTCTCCTcactacagacactatacacTGTATAAGCGCATACTTATGGAGTGGGGTGTATAGTAGAGTGAAAGTCGTAGGGCTAGGCATGTACCTGACCAATATCACCTGATAAGGAAAACTTAA contains the following coding sequences:
- the SH3BGRL2 gene encoding SH3 domain-binding glutamic acid-rich-like protein 2, translated to MVTRVYTTSSSCSTTIKKQQQELIQYLECHNILFEVVDITMSEEQKQWMYRNIPKDNWPENGNPLPPQIFNDETYCGDYNAFFEAKESNSVSLFLRIKPM